From the genome of Planctomycetia bacterium:
GGGACGCTGCTCGATGCTGAGTTGGCCTCCGCCCAGGCGGGGCTCGAAGCCGCCGAAGTCGCCATCCGCACCGCGCAAGTAGAGTTGTGTGCGCTCTTGGGCTGGAACGCGACCGGCAGCATGCCGCGGCCGCTCGATCCGCCGCACGTTGGCATTTATCACTCGCATTTCGAGAAGATCTACGCCCGTCGCGCGCCGACCGAACGCGCCCGGCTGATTCACCAGACGTTGCCGATCTATCGCGAAGCCATCGCGGCGCATGGCGTCGCGCGACAGGCGGCGGACGATGTCGTCGTCGAACAGGTGGCGGGCTATACCGCACCGACGCCGCAGATTGCCGTCGAGAGCCTTATCAACGCGTGGCAACAACGCGCCCGGCAACAGCAAGTCCTCTGCCGAGTGACCTGGGAGTACAACAACCTCATCGCCGAGTACGCCGTGCCGCTCGCCGGGCAGAGCATGGAAACGCCGAAGCTGGTGGGCATGCTGATTCGCTCCTCGACGTCGACGGCCACGCGACGTTCGCGCGATCGCGCGGAAGTGACCAGTCCCTACGACAGTGAAGTCGCGCCGGCCGGCTACAATCAGCCGATTGGAACCGTCGAGACCAGTGAGCCGGAACCGGAACCGATTGAATGGGAAGCTTCGAACGCGGAAACGACGCAACCGGCGTATCAGGATTACGGCAACGAGTTCGAAGTGGCCCCTGCTGCAGCTGAGCAATTCGAGGACTCCGCCGCGGAATCTGTGCGGGAGCTTGAAGGCGCAGTGGAAGGAGCAGTGGATGAGGCCGCGGGCGCTGCGTCGGAAGCAGCGCCAGTTGAAGATTTGTTCGGTCGTGACCAGGCAAGCCAACGTACGGCGGCGCGTCATGTCGTCGCCAAGCCGGTCGTGAAACCGATGACGAACGCCGTTTTCGCCAAGTTCACGGCGCCCAACGCCGCGCCGCGCGCTGTGATTGAAACGATCTTCACGAGGACCAAGGTCGTCGATCAAAACGAAACTTCGGTCAATCTGCGACAATGCCTGGGCTCAACCAGCCCGACGCTGCACGGCGAGCTGCTGGACGCGTATGCCGAAGCCTGGCGGGCAGCCACGGTCTATCAAGCCTATGTCGACGCCGCGGCCCAATTGCAAGCCGCCAAAACAGCGTTGATGGCACGGCTCAACGACGGCGGCGCGGCCGCCGATATGCTCGTGGTCCGCGCCGCGGAAACGGCCAACGCCGCCGCGATGATCGAAGCGGAAGCCGCGATCTGGGAAAGCACGTTGGCGCTCGGCACCGTGGCATTGCCGCGTACTGCGGGCGGGCGGGCGCTCCCGAGCCAGGATGCACCGGTCTGGGCGGCCGCCGCTGGCCTTCCCCAGGCCAAGGCCCTGAACGCCCGAGCCCAGAGCCTGGTCATGATGGACAAAGCCCGGACGCAAGCGACGCAGGAATATGCGGCTGGCGGCAGTTCGATCGGTTTGACGTTGCAGGCAGTGCGCAGGCAGAATGAAGAGACGCAGGATTTCGCCGCCACCGTGGCGGACGCGGCCCGGGAAAGCGGCCGAGCGATCCTGGCCCAATTGCCGCCCCACGCGAACGTTGATACCGTCCGCCAGGCGTTGTTGGGCACGCCGACCAGCACCGCGCGACCGGGCGACATCCGCACTGGTGGCGCCATCTACAGCAGAAAACCCGCGCCGCAGTGATCGCTTCGTCCAACGAGTCTCCTGAATCGCCCAGCGTCGTAACGCCCCCGCCGTTGCGGATCGGCCCGCTGGTAATCGACCCGCCGATTCTCCAGGCCCCCATGGCGGGCTTCACGAACTTCGCTTACAGGCAAATCGTCCGCTCGTTTGGCGGCGTCGGACTGCAGGCGACGGAGATGATCAGCGCCCGCGGCTTTCTGGCGATCGACGAGCGCGATCACGAGTTTCCGGATCGCCTTTGGGGCGTTCGCGACGAGCCGCGTCCCTTGGCCGTGCAGATCTGGGACAACAACCCCGAGGCCATGGCGGCCGTCGGCGCGCGGCTGGCGCATGATTTTCACGTCAGCGTGGTAGACATCAATTTCGGTTGCCCAGTGAAGCAGGTCACGCAAGACGCCCACAGCGGATCGTATTTGCTCAAATGCCCGGAGCGAATCGGCGAGATCGTGGCCAGTGTCGTGAAGGCGTGCGCGCCGACGCCGGTGACGGCCAAGATTCGTCTGGGCTGCACGCGCGATAAGATCGTGGCGATTGAAGTGGCGCAGGTTGTCGAAGCGGCCGGCGCCGCGGCGCTCACCGTGCATGGCCGCACGGCGCAGGACTTCTTTCAAGGTTCCGCCGACTGGGACCGCATCTCGGCGATTAAGCCGCACTTGAAACGGATGCCGCTGATTGGCAATGGCGATCTAAACTCGCCCGAGAAAGTGGTCGAGGCGTTTCGCCGCTACGACGTCGACGGCGTGATGATCGCCCGCGCGGCGCTCAACAGGCCGTGGCTGTTCGCGCAATCGTGCGCGGCGTTACGTGGCGAGCCGATCCCGCCCGATCCGACGCTGTCGGAAGAGCGCGCGTTGCTGTTGAATCACTACCGCTTGGTTTGCGAACGCTTCGGCGATCAAAAAGGCACGGTGTTGATGCGCAAATTCGCCTGCTGCTACGCCCAAGGCCGGGCCGGCGCGAGAGAATTCCGCACCAAAGTCTCCCGCGTCGCCACGCCGAAGGAATTCAACTCCATCGTGGAAAACCACTTTCCGCGCGAAGCGACCGTTGTAAACGATTGAAGCGCGGAGGCGTGGGGAAGCATGTCGAACAACGAACCAAATCC
Proteins encoded in this window:
- a CDS encoding tRNA-dihydrouridine synthase; its protein translation is MAGFTNFAYRQIVRSFGGVGLQATEMISARGFLAIDERDHEFPDRLWGVRDEPRPLAVQIWDNNPEAMAAVGARLAHDFHVSVVDINFGCPVKQVTQDAHSGSYLLKCPERIGEIVASVVKACAPTPVTAKIRLGCTRDKIVAIEVAQVVEAAGAAALTVHGRTAQDFFQGSADWDRISAIKPHLKRMPLIGNGDLNSPEKVVEAFRRYDVDGVMIARAALNRPWLFAQSCAALRGEPIPPDPTLSEERALLLNHYRLVCERFGDQKGTVLMRKFACCYAQGRAGAREFRTKVSRVATPKEFNSIVENHFPREATVVND